Proteins found in one Limnohabitans sp. TEGF004 genomic segment:
- a CDS encoding hemagglutinin repeat-containing protein, whose protein sequence is MNKNLFRIIFNKRRGQLMAAAETSSSQGKGSIGESVASGHTAIVDNATVSISALSFAVLCALGAVLWALPTTNAHAQVVAYRNAPGNQQPTVLQTANGVPQVDIQTPSAAGVSRNVYSQFDVQSNGVILNNSRTSVQTQQGGWVQGNPWLATGSARVILNEVNSSNPSYLNGYVEVAGQRAEVIIANPSGISVNGGGFINTSKATLTTGTPIVNGGSLDGYRVQGGNISINDNGLDLSTTDYSAILARAVQVNAGIWANELKLVTGANQIDASSLGANTTPVTTTIAGTGALPTFALDVAQIGGMYAGKIHLIGTEQGLGVRSAGTIGSTGGDLVLQNNGWLTTTGTLQASANLQITTQGNITNSGAIYASNDQTLSATGSVTNSGVIAAQGNTSITANSLSSTSASVVGAGIKTDGTVASNGNLNVTTTQSLTANGQNIAAGNITLTGSSVDLSGSQTSAKNAEITTSGNLNTANATVVASQTLTVSSADFNNAGGTLAAGQAANLQTNALNNDAGLIQVGGDLVINTHDQTFTNTNAANYTSSNAALNGKGGIAAQGTTTLNTGDLNNDAGYIGSKGALTATSANISNQNGQIQGLDHLTLTARNGGTTGLINNTSGLIRSAATASLNAGEVNNGSTSGTNQGLEGQDVSIATAKLNNNTGAIRANHDVSVTSAGTADNTSGLISAGNALTLQDVQAQASRTLAITNTDGMLIADKTLTVVASSLGGDGKVLSKNDLSVTLNNDFGNSGQVIANRNATLTTSGNVSNSGKLQAGNTLNLTANNIDNAVTGEISANTTQVNVSNTLTNRGLIDGVDMQVNAGTVINIGTGRIYGDHLRIAAVNLTNDTETIAGVTKAGTIAARDRLDLGISGVLTNREHALIYSVGDMAIGGALDANHQATGSATTLNNNSATIEAGRHLSLSSVTVNNTNDHFAYEIRVATTELDVREDINSGLYRVFTRTTYLPYQTASDPAQILAGGDIKLNSSNATNYASHILVGGALNIGSSTFANTDVMATKSIRDVGTTYTLVHVPGSGICGKISINCVHAHDEWQTGAYDSTANSTVSVAQVTASSNSGVQVGVRTQAAVSGSTSGAGSANARNGAVSPTTLPTSSLYKNNPSLTSAYLIETDTRFIDRKLWLGSDYMTQSLSLDPTVTQKRLGDGFYEQKLIREQVAELTGRRFLADYTSDEQEYKALMTSAITFGQKYNLRPGIALTAQQVAQLTSDIVWLVEQTVSLPDGSSQKVLVPQVYVKVQPGDLDGSGALLAGKDVNINLSGDLTNSGTIAGRNVVSLTAENINNLGGRIGGDDVSVAARQDLNNIGGNIGAVNSLSTTAGRDLNIQTTTQSTNIQVGSANFSRTGVDRVAGLYVSGANGTLVASAGRDLNIVAGVVANVGSGATSLSADNNFTLASVQTGEQNNITWDADNHLNYGNTQTVGSTINGGGNVNLKAGNDLTASAANVQATKALGVQAAGSVNILAGENTTNLDEAHKTSSGGGFLGGSTLVTRNVSNTSSAVGSNFGGGTVDIAAKTKDINVKGSNVVSDSGTTLTAGGNVNIEAAQNTSQQSNYSQETKSGFSISSIGTNPIGVSYSKTKQSDDSQSTSTTVAASTVGSVGGNLNITAGDQYKQVGSDVLTPTGDINITAKTVDIQEARETSKQSTEQKFEQTSISVGLKGGIIDSVQATTQAVQAAKDSSSNRNRNLNALIAFGKGSDAYEQGKVTQDAYDKNGVMGKPGEDGKTQPGAAAASGIKVSVSIGSSSSQSNSTTTSDTGAGSTVKAGGNVNIKATGQGADEGNLTIQGSNVSAAKDVNLSATQDVNILASADTESNRNSNKSSSTSVGVSVGIGPGGAGLSLDIAASRGKGQANSDSTTYNNSHVSAGNTVNITSGADTNLKGGNVKANQVKAEVGGNLNLESLQDTATSQASQKSTGIALSIPIVGTGGSASFSQSKQNSNSNYASANEQSGIKAGDGGFTINVQGNTDLKGATVTGSSDASKNSLTTNTLTTSDISNSMSASASSSGVSVGTNMMDGKYAMAKAIAGNALNNGSANQSDASTTTSAISGAKVTVGNKTTDTSKEQLTDSNGKAVSTDTSNTNRTLAKADVASLQKSAQDQQAGNMLVLQAAVAFTDQAFKASFLDQAKMYKKVPVTDDKGNTTVQWQEMTPEEKAKIEPGSRIANNGIFNGGPNDPKPAQDLAEQNSSGAADYLVHFPQANTLVAELLVAGYQKFLENGTTGLTNATQQNVDLIKQTGGDITLDGHSRGGMTVGNALTAVQQQGGAGGKTNVNLFGSAYNAQDAANTVNQITNGTGEVKQSTNNYDFIGRILGGNAGTGGTIPPGSSALEEVIRTMGGAATVHNCYGAGKAECTDRFGKDNVAPPLVPVLPTNTGGKKP, encoded by the coding sequence ATGAACAAGAATTTATTCCGAATCATTTTCAACAAACGACGTGGGCAGCTCATGGCTGCGGCAGAAACTTCATCCTCTCAGGGCAAAGGTTCTATAGGGGAATCTGTTGCCTCAGGTCATACAGCAATAGTAGACAATGCAACCGTCAGTATCAGTGCTCTCAGCTTTGCTGTGTTGTGTGCGCTAGGTGCGGTACTTTGGGCATTGCCTACAACCAACGCTCACGCGCAAGTGGTGGCTTACCGTAATGCGCCGGGCAATCAACAACCGACTGTTCTGCAAACCGCCAACGGTGTCCCTCAAGTGGACATTCAAACGCCCAGTGCCGCAGGCGTGTCACGCAACGTATACAGCCAGTTTGATGTGCAGAGCAATGGCGTCATCCTCAACAACAGCCGCACCAGCGTACAAACCCAACAAGGTGGTTGGGTACAGGGTAATCCGTGGTTAGCAACGGGCAGTGCCCGTGTCATTTTGAATGAGGTGAATTCATCCAATCCCAGTTACCTGAATGGATACGTGGAAGTCGCTGGGCAACGTGCCGAGGTAATCATTGCCAACCCCTCGGGCATCAGCGTGAATGGAGGTGGCTTTATCAACACCAGCAAAGCCACACTCACCACGGGTACACCTATCGTCAATGGCGGCAGCTTAGATGGCTACCGTGTGCAAGGTGGCAATATCAGCATCAATGACAACGGTTTAGACCTCAGTACCACAGACTACTCCGCAATTCTTGCCCGTGCTGTACAGGTCAACGCAGGCATTTGGGCGAATGAACTCAAGTTGGTCACAGGTGCCAACCAGATTGACGCTTCCAGCCTTGGAGCCAACACAACACCTGTCACAACCACCATTGCAGGCACAGGCGCATTACCCACTTTTGCGCTGGACGTGGCCCAAATTGGTGGCATGTACGCAGGCAAGATTCACCTCATCGGCACCGAGCAAGGCTTGGGCGTTCGCAGTGCGGGGACGATTGGCTCCACGGGTGGCGACTTGGTATTGCAAAACAATGGTTGGTTGACAACGACAGGCACACTGCAAGCCAGTGCGAATCTGCAAATCACCACACAAGGCAACATCACTAACAGTGGAGCAATCTACGCAAGTAACGATCAAACACTCAGCGCAACGGGCAGCGTCACTAACAGTGGCGTCATCGCAGCACAAGGCAACACCAGCATCACAGCCAACAGCCTGAGCAGCACCTCAGCAAGCGTTGTGGGTGCAGGCATTAAAACTGATGGAACAGTAGCCAGCAATGGAAATTTGAATGTCACCACAACCCAAAGCCTCACGGCCAATGGTCAAAACATAGCTGCAGGCAATATCACGCTCACAGGCAGCAGTGTTGACTTGTCTGGCAGCCAGACCAGTGCCAAAAACGCAGAAATTACAACATCTGGCAATCTAAACACCGCAAATGCCACAGTAGTTGCCAGCCAAACCCTGACTGTATCTTCTGCAGACTTCAATAATGCGGGAGGTACGTTAGCAGCAGGCCAAGCAGCGAATTTGCAAACTAATGCGTTGAACAACGATGCTGGCTTGATACAGGTAGGCGGTGATTTGGTCATCAACACCCACGACCAAACATTTACAAACACCAATGCCGCCAACTACACCAGCAGCAATGCGGCTCTCAACGGTAAAGGCGGCATTGCAGCTCAAGGCACGACCACGCTCAACACAGGTGACCTTAACAACGATGCAGGTTACATCGGTAGCAAAGGCGCGCTCACAGCAACCAGCGCCAACATCAGTAACCAAAACGGCCAAATTCAAGGGCTCGATCACCTCACCCTCACAGCACGTAACGGCGGCACCACAGGGTTGATCAACAACACCAGTGGCCTCATTCGCAGTGCAGCCACCGCAAGCTTGAATGCGGGTGAAGTCAACAACGGCAGCACCAGCGGAACTAACCAAGGCCTTGAAGGTCAAGATGTCAGCATTGCTACCGCCAAGCTCAACAACAACACCGGTGCCATTCGGGCCAACCATGACGTGTCTGTTACCAGTGCTGGCACGGCAGACAACACCTCGGGCCTCATCAGTGCAGGCAACGCGCTGACCTTGCAAGATGTGCAGGCTCAAGCCAGCCGAACACTGGCCATCACCAACACAGATGGCATGCTGATTGCCGACAAAACCCTTACAGTGGTCGCTAGTAGCTTGGGCGGTGATGGCAAAGTGCTCTCTAAAAACGATCTCAGTGTCACGCTCAATAACGATTTCGGCAACAGTGGGCAAGTCATTGCCAACCGCAACGCCACACTCACCACCAGCGGCAATGTGAGCAACAGCGGCAAACTGCAAGCAGGCAATACGCTCAACCTCACGGCCAACAACATTGACAACGCAGTAACAGGCGAGATATCGGCCAATACCACCCAAGTCAATGTCAGCAACACCTTGACCAACCGAGGCTTGATTGACGGTGTGGATATGCAAGTTAACGCGGGTACGGTGATCAACATCGGCACAGGACGCATCTATGGCGACCACCTCAGAATTGCAGCGGTTAACCTCACTAACGACACCGAAACCATTGCAGGGGTCACCAAAGCAGGCACGATTGCAGCGCGTGATCGTCTAGACCTTGGCATCAGCGGTGTATTGACCAACCGAGAGCATGCTCTTATTTACAGCGTTGGCGACATGGCAATTGGTGGAGCGTTAGACGCTAATCATCAAGCAACTGGATCTGCGACAACGTTAAATAACAACAGCGCAACGATTGAGGCAGGCCGTCACTTAAGCCTTTCTAGCGTCACGGTTAACAACACTAATGACCACTTTGCTTACGAAATCAGAGTGGCGACTACAGAGTTAGACGTTCGAGAAGATATCAATTCTGGTTTATATCGGGTGTTTACACGCACCACTTATTTGCCATATCAAACTGCCAGTGATCCTGCGCAAATTCTGGCAGGCGGTGACATCAAGCTGAATTCATCCAACGCCACCAACTATGCCAGTCACATTCTGGTTGGTGGTGCATTGAATATTGGTTCCTCTACGTTTGCAAATACAGACGTGATGGCCACCAAGAGCATTCGAGATGTTGGAACGACTTACACCCTGGTGCATGTGCCAGGCTCTGGTATTTGCGGAAAAATCTCAATCAACTGTGTTCATGCCCATGACGAATGGCAAACAGGCGCTTATGACAGCACTGCCAACAGCACAGTCTCCGTGGCGCAAGTCACTGCATCCAGCAATAGTGGCGTACAGGTGGGCGTGCGCACTCAAGCTGCAGTTTCGGGTAGTACCAGTGGCGCAGGGTCTGCCAATGCACGCAATGGGGCCGTGTCTCCGACGACACTACCCACAAGTAGTCTGTACAAGAACAACCCATCGCTCACGTCTGCTTATTTGATTGAAACAGACACCCGTTTCATTGATCGAAAACTTTGGCTAGGCAGCGACTACATGACGCAGAGCTTAAGCCTTGATCCCACAGTCACCCAAAAACGCTTGGGCGACGGTTTCTACGAACAAAAGCTCATCCGCGAGCAGGTGGCAGAGCTGACAGGCCGCCGCTTCTTGGCCGACTACACCAGTGACGAACAAGAGTACAAAGCGCTGATGACCAGCGCGATCACGTTCGGCCAGAAATACAACTTGCGCCCCGGCATTGCATTGACTGCTCAGCAAGTGGCCCAACTCACCAGCGATATCGTATGGCTTGTGGAGCAAACCGTCAGCCTGCCTGATGGTTCTAGCCAAAAGGTGCTTGTCCCGCAGGTGTATGTCAAAGTCCAACCCGGCGATTTAGACGGCAGCGGCGCATTGCTCGCAGGCAAAGACGTGAACATCAACCTGAGTGGTGATTTGACCAACAGCGGCACCATCGCAGGGCGAAACGTGGTTAGCCTCACTGCTGAAAACATCAACAACTTAGGCGGGCGCATTGGCGGCGACGATGTGAGTGTGGCCGCACGACAAGACCTCAACAACATTGGCGGCAACATAGGTGCAGTCAACAGTCTGAGTACGACCGCAGGGCGAGACTTGAATATTCAAACCACCACCCAGAGCACCAACATACAAGTTGGCTCAGCCAACTTCAGTCGAACAGGTGTTGACCGTGTGGCGGGTTTGTACGTCTCGGGAGCAAACGGCACATTGGTGGCCAGCGCTGGACGAGACTTGAATATCGTGGCAGGCGTAGTAGCAAATGTAGGCAGCGGTGCAACCAGTCTGAGCGCGGACAACAACTTCACCCTTGCGTCTGTCCAAACTGGCGAACAAAACAACATCACTTGGGATGCGGACAACCACTTGAACTACGGCAATACGCAAACCGTGGGCAGCACCATCAATGGTGGTGGCAATGTCAACCTCAAAGCAGGCAATGACCTCACAGCTTCAGCCGCCAACGTTCAGGCCACCAAAGCACTGGGCGTACAAGCTGCAGGCAGCGTCAACATCTTGGCCGGAGAGAACACCACCAACTTAGACGAAGCGCATAAAACATCGAGCGGCGGTGGTTTCTTGGGCGGGTCAACCTTGGTGACACGTAATGTCAGCAACACCAGCTCAGCAGTTGGTAGTAATTTTGGTGGTGGCACGGTAGACATAGCGGCCAAGACCAAGGACATCAATGTCAAAGGCTCTAATGTGGTGAGTGATAGCGGAACCACGCTCACAGCAGGTGGCAATGTCAACATTGAAGCAGCGCAGAACACCAGTCAGCAAAGCAACTACAGCCAAGAAACCAAGTCTGGCTTCAGTATTTCGAGTATTGGGACTAATCCAATCGGAGTGAGCTACAGCAAAACCAAACAAAGTGATGACAGCCAAAGCACCAGCACCACCGTAGCGGCCAGCACCGTGGGCAGCGTAGGCGGCAACCTCAACATCACCGCAGGCGATCAGTACAAGCAAGTGGGCAGCGATGTGCTCACACCAACGGGAGATATCAACATCACCGCCAAGACTGTAGATATTCAAGAAGCGCGCGAAACAAGCAAACAAAGCACGGAGCAAAAGTTTGAACAAACCAGCATTTCCGTTGGTTTAAAAGGCGGCATCATTGACAGCGTCCAAGCCACCACGCAAGCCGTGCAAGCTGCCAAAGACAGCAGTAGCAATCGCAACCGAAATCTTAATGCGCTCATCGCGTTCGGCAAAGGCTCTGACGCCTACGAACAAGGTAAAGTCACGCAGGACGCGTATGACAAAAATGGGGTGATGGGCAAACCTGGGGAGGATGGCAAAACTCAACCCGGTGCAGCCGCAGCCAGTGGCATCAAAGTCAGCGTAAGCATTGGCAGCTCTAGCAGCCAAAGCAACAGCACCACCACCAGCGATACAGGCGCAGGCTCTACCGTCAAAGCCGGTGGCAATGTAAACATCAAAGCCACAGGCCAAGGAGCAGACGAAGGCAACTTGACCATCCAAGGCAGCAATGTGTCTGCAGCCAAGGATGTGAACTTAAGCGCCACCCAAGACGTCAACATCCTCGCCAGCGCAGACACCGAGAGCAACCGCAACAGCAACAAAAGCAGCAGCACCAGCGTGGGCGTGAGTGTAGGCATTGGTCCAGGCGGCGCAGGCCTAAGCCTAGACATTGCTGCCAGTCGTGGCAAAGGCCAAGCCAACAGCGACAGCACCACGTACAACAACAGTCATGTGAGTGCAGGCAACACGGTCAACATCACCAGCGGTGCAGACACCAACCTCAAAGGCGGTAACGTCAAGGCAAACCAAGTCAAGGCAGAAGTGGGCGGTAATCTCAACCTAGAAAGCTTGCAGGACACAGCGACCAGCCAAGCCAGTCAAAAATCCACAGGCATAGCGCTGAGCATCCCCATCGTGGGTACGGGCGGCAGTGCGAGCTTCAGCCAGAGCAAACAAAACAGCAACAGCAACTACGCAAGCGCGAATGAGCAAAGCGGTATTAAGGCGGGTGATGGTGGATTCACCATCAACGTGCAAGGCAACACCGACCTAAAAGGTGCAACAGTTACAGGCAGCAGTGACGCCAGTAAAAACAGCCTTACCACCAACACGCTGACAACAAGCGACATCAGCAACAGCATGAGCGCCAGTGCCAGCAGCAGTGGCGTGAGCGTGGGCACGAACATGATGGATGGCAAATACGCGATGGCCAAAGCCATAGCTGGCAATGCATTGAACAACGGCAGTGCCAACCAAAGTGATGCAAGCACCACGACCAGCGCGATCAGTGGGGCAAAGGTGACAGTAGGAAACAAGACCACGGACACCAGTAAAGAGCAACTGACAGATAGCAATGGCAAGGCGGTGAGTACAGACACGAGCAACACCAACAGAACCTTAGCCAAGGCAGATGTTGCGAGCTTGCAGAAGTCGGCGCAGGATCAGCAGGCGGGGAATATGCTGGTACTTCAGGCGGCTGTTGCATTTACTGATCAGGCGTTCAAAGCGTCTTTTTTGGATCAAGCCAAGATGTACAAAAAAGTACCTGTGACTGATGACAAAGGCAACACCACTGTCCAATGGCAAGAAATGACCCCAGAGGAGAAGGCCAAGATAGAGCCAGGCTCGCGCATTGCCAACAACGGCATTTTTAACGGCGGACCGAACGACCCTAAGCCTGCACAAGACCTAGCAGAGCAGAACAGTTCTGGCGCGGCGGATTACTTGGTGCACTTCCCGCAGGCAAACACTTTGGTGGCTGAGTTGCTCGTAGCGGGTTATCAGAAGTTTTTAGAAAACGGTACAACAGGCCTGACCAACGCGACACAACAGAACGTAGATTTAATAAAACAAACTGGCGGTGACATTACATTGGATGGTCATAGCCGAGGCGGCATGACTGTGGGCAACGCATTGACAGCCGTGCAACAGCAGGGGGGCGCAGGTGGAAAAACGAATGTGAACTTGTTTGGCTCGGCCTACAACGCACAGGATGCGGCGAATACAGTTAATCAAATTACTAACGGTACTGGGGAAGTCAAACAATCGACCAACAACTATGACTTTATTGGTCGAATCCTTGGCGGCAATGCAGGTACAGGCGGCACGATTCCTCCAGGCAGCAGCGCTCTTGAAGAGGTGATTAGGACGATGGGGGGTGCTGCAACGGTGCATAACTGTTATGGGGCAGGTAAAGCGGAGTGCACGGATCGCTTCGGTAAAGACAATGTGGCCCCACCCTTGGTACCTGTTTTACCGACCAACACAGGCGGTAAAAAGCCATGA
- a CDS encoding porin family protein encodes MKNSKHALVALLAAVSAVTVSAQSMANQGYYGEVGYLALNLKNENNGFDATPKLARFTFGKEIDKNLSVEGSYAFTVSKDSSVVGGTNYTAKATAFGVSLKPKIEIAKDVEAFARIGATHSKYEDEASSVSKTKVSYGIGMQAQFTKDVYGQVDYMNYYKQDGLSAKGFTVSVGTRF; translated from the coding sequence ATGAAAAATTCTAAACACGCATTGGTTGCACTGTTGGCAGCAGTGTCAGCAGTTACCGTTTCTGCTCAATCCATGGCTAATCAAGGCTACTACGGTGAGGTAGGTTATCTAGCGTTAAATCTGAAAAATGAAAACAACGGTTTTGACGCCACACCTAAGCTGGCACGATTTACTTTTGGTAAAGAGATTGATAAAAATTTATCAGTTGAAGGCAGTTATGCATTTACTGTTTCCAAAGATTCGTCTGTGGTTGGAGGTACAAATTACACGGCTAAAGCAACTGCATTCGGTGTTTCTTTAAAACCAAAAATTGAAATTGCCAAAGACGTTGAAGCTTTTGCTCGCATTGGCGCGACTCATTCCAAATATGAAGATGAAGCATCAAGTGTGTCCAAAACCAAGGTGTCCTACGGCATCGGCATGCAAGCTCAATTCACCAAAGATGTCTACGGCCAAGTAGATTACATGAACTATTACAAACAAGACGGTTTATCAGCCAAAGGCTTCACCGTCTCTGTGGGTACGCGCTTCTAA
- a CDS encoding toxin-activating lysine-acyltransferase, producing the protein MQYGNLIITAPALNAPGHSEAEIFGSIVWLAMHANNKNRLPLQELSQWLLPALRTQQFILASENIDGQIRPVAYMSWANLTAEIESRYVDNPDEGLSPQEWAVGDRMWVIDWMTPFGHSKVFRRAVGAALTGCCFKSLYHRGGDRGFRVMLFRGDHVSLVQAKQWWKNRPILARRATQLEDEVNRTSS; encoded by the coding sequence ATGCAGTACGGAAATTTAATCATTACCGCACCTGCGCTGAATGCGCCTGGACACAGTGAGGCCGAAATATTTGGCTCCATCGTGTGGCTTGCTATGCATGCAAACAATAAAAATCGCTTGCCCCTCCAAGAGTTATCACAGTGGTTGTTGCCAGCGCTAAGAACTCAGCAGTTCATTCTGGCAAGTGAAAACATAGATGGACAAATACGCCCTGTGGCCTACATGTCATGGGCGAATCTAACGGCTGAAATCGAAAGTCGCTATGTGGACAACCCCGACGAAGGCTTGAGCCCTCAAGAGTGGGCTGTCGGTGACCGCATGTGGGTAATCGACTGGATGACCCCGTTTGGACACAGCAAGGTATTTCGACGTGCTGTAGGTGCCGCACTCACAGGCTGCTGTTTTAAGTCCTTGTATCACCGCGGTGGTGACAGAGGTTTTCGTGTGATGCTTTTTCGAGGTGACCACGTCTCTCTTGTGCAAGCCAAACAGTGGTGGAAAAACCGCCCCATATTAGCCCGTAGGGCAACCCAACTCGAAGACGAAGTCAATCGAACTTCGTCTTAG
- a CDS encoding ShlB/FhaC/HecB family hemolysin secretion/activation protein: MSINVSAQITSAQEGDLGIRNLQELQRQQQQDQQLRQQLERTSDVRLSVPEKSTLQTLPIETPCFSIQRLQLQNSSGVPLPEFDWLLEQLTALDAPVFIAQCVGAQGVAWLIDRAQKGLVDRGFVTSRVLASQQDMSQGTLALTLIPGRIRAIRLADPVDPRVNLSNALPMQAGDILNLRDIEQALENLKRVPTAEADIQIEPAQGDGAQLGDSDLVVSYRQPFPFRLTVNADDSGTKATGRYQGSVTVNYDNALTLNDLFYVTNTNGMGGGDSGPRGTHANTIHYSMPMGYWTLGATSSASSYYQTVAGLSQSYVYRGTSENNEIKLNRLLMRDGKQKLNLAVRAFQRKSNNYIDDTEVNVQRRVVGGWDSILNHKAFIQDATLESNLTYKRGTGAFGSIPAPEEAFNDGTSRFALVIADVNLTLPFKVVGPNNEVQRIRYNGSWRIQKNRTPLTQQDRFVIGGRYTVRGYDGESVLSAERGWFWRNDLSFTLGDSGQEFYLGLDTGQVGGPSSELLVAKRLTGAVLGLRGSIQKLNYDFFIGAPVNKPDNFKTSGSTAGFSLSASF, from the coding sequence TTGTCCATCAATGTCTCCGCCCAAATCACTTCCGCACAAGAGGGTGATCTTGGCATTCGTAACCTGCAAGAGTTGCAGAGACAGCAGCAACAAGACCAGCAATTGAGGCAGCAACTTGAGCGCACCTCAGATGTTCGACTGTCTGTCCCAGAAAAATCGACTTTGCAGACACTGCCCATCGAAACGCCTTGCTTTTCGATTCAGCGTCTTCAACTTCAAAACAGCTCGGGCGTACCGCTACCTGAGTTCGATTGGCTGCTTGAGCAACTCACTGCACTCGACGCGCCCGTCTTTATTGCGCAATGCGTTGGCGCACAAGGTGTAGCTTGGTTGATTGATCGGGCGCAGAAAGGTTTGGTAGATCGTGGTTTTGTCACCTCACGGGTTCTAGCCAGTCAGCAAGACATGAGCCAAGGCACTTTGGCGCTCACACTGATACCTGGACGCATACGTGCCATTCGACTTGCAGATCCTGTAGACCCACGCGTTAATTTGAGCAATGCCCTTCCTATGCAAGCGGGCGACATCCTCAACTTGCGTGACATTGAACAAGCCTTAGAAAATCTTAAGCGTGTGCCCACGGCGGAAGCCGATATTCAAATCGAGCCTGCACAAGGTGACGGTGCTCAGTTGGGGGACAGTGATTTGGTGGTTTCGTACCGTCAGCCTTTTCCCTTCAGGCTTACTGTCAATGCGGATGACAGCGGCACCAAAGCCACAGGTCGATACCAAGGCAGCGTGACCGTCAACTACGACAACGCACTCACCCTCAATGACTTGTTCTATGTCACCAACACCAATGGCATGGGCGGCGGTGACAGTGGACCAAGAGGAACGCATGCCAACACCATCCACTACTCAATGCCAATGGGGTACTGGACATTGGGGGCGACATCTAGCGCCAGTAGTTACTACCAAACTGTGGCCGGACTGAGCCAAAGTTACGTTTACCGAGGCACCAGCGAGAACAATGAGATCAAGCTCAACCGTTTGTTGATGCGCGATGGCAAGCAAAAACTCAATCTGGCAGTCCGTGCATTCCAGCGCAAAAGCAATAACTACATTGATGACACAGAAGTCAATGTGCAACGCCGTGTGGTGGGTGGTTGGGACAGCATACTCAATCACAAAGCCTTCATCCAAGATGCGACGCTTGAAAGCAACCTAACTTATAAGCGTGGTACAGGTGCATTCGGTTCAATCCCAGCGCCTGAAGAGGCTTTCAATGACGGGACTTCGCGTTTTGCCTTGGTCATTGCCGATGTCAATTTGACCTTGCCTTTCAAGGTGGTCGGGCCAAATAATGAAGTGCAGCGCATTCGCTACAACGGCTCTTGGCGCATTCAAAAAAACAGAACCCCACTGACGCAACAAGATCGTTTTGTCATTGGTGGTCGTTACACCGTACGTGGTTATGACGGTGAATCTGTATTGAGTGCGGAACGTGGCTGGTTCTGGCGCAACGACTTGAGCTTTACCTTGGGCGACAGCGGCCAAGAGTTTTATTTAGGCTTAGATACAGGGCAAGTAGGTGGCCCCAGTAGCGAACTGCTCGTCGCGAAAAGACTGACAGGTGCGGTATTGGGTTTACGTGGCTCAATTCAAAAACTGAATTACGATTTTTTCATTGGCGCACCTGTCAATAAACCCGATAACTTCAAAACATCAGGAAGCACAGCAGGTTTTAGCCTGAGTGCGAGTTTTTAA